One Synechococcus sp. JA-2-3B'a(2-13) genomic window carries:
- a CDS encoding pyridoxine 5'-phosphate synthase gives MLSLGVNIDHIATLRQARRTVEPDPVAAAVIAELAGADGITVHLREDRRHIQDRDVRLLRQTVRTHLNLEMAATEEMVAIALEVKPDYVTLVPERREEITTEGGLDVAGQVSRLRDVVGQLQGSGIPVSLFIDPDPTQIAAAAQVGARWVELHTGRYAEASSAAQRQVELDHLEKASQQALQLGLRVNAGHGLTYWNVGPVARIPGMEELNIGHSIISRAVLVGLDRAVREMRQAMGLS, from the coding sequence TTGTTAAGTCTTGGAGTTAACATCGACCACATTGCCACCCTTCGACAGGCACGCCGCACGGTGGAGCCAGATCCGGTAGCGGCAGCGGTGATTGCCGAGCTGGCGGGGGCAGATGGTATTACAGTGCACTTGCGCGAGGATCGCCGTCACATTCAAGATCGGGATGTGCGGCTGTTGCGGCAAACCGTGCGCACCCACCTCAACCTGGAGATGGCAGCCACCGAGGAGATGGTGGCGATTGCCCTGGAGGTCAAGCCCGACTACGTCACTTTGGTTCCCGAGCGGCGGGAGGAGATCACCACCGAAGGTGGGTTGGATGTGGCGGGGCAGGTGTCGCGCCTCAGGGATGTGGTCGGCCAACTGCAGGGATCCGGCATTCCCGTCAGCTTGTTTATCGACCCAGATCCGACCCAAATTGCCGCTGCTGCCCAAGTGGGAGCCCGCTGGGTGGAGCTCCACACGGGGCGCTACGCAGAAGCCTCATCCGCAGCTCAGCGGCAGGTGGAACTTGACCACCTGGAAAAGGCCAGCCAACAGGCCCTTCAGCTGGGCTTGCGGGTGAATGCGGGACATGGTCTTACCTACTGGAATGTCGGCCCAGTGGCGCGGATCCCTGGCATGGAGGAGCTGAACATCGGCCACAGCATTATCAGTCGAGCGGTGCTGGTGGGGCTGGATCGGGCGGTGCGAGAGATGCGTCAGGCGATGGGACTAAGCTGA
- the rpsP gene encoding 30S ribosomal protein S16 gives MVKLRLKRYGKKRQPSYRIIAIESKSRREARPLEELGYYNPRTKETVLQTAGLLKWLRCGAQPTETVDSLLKKAGIYEMLKAGEGGVVASIRIPAMAKPEAGIPEAAEEAPATESVAEAEVADVPESELSEAATETAAAELSPPEAEVEKPQVEEAVEA, from the coding sequence ATGGTCAAATTGCGGCTCAAGCGCTACGGAAAAAAGCGGCAACCCAGCTATCGCATCATCGCCATTGAAAGTAAAAGCCGCCGTGAAGCCCGTCCGCTAGAGGAACTGGGTTACTATAACCCGCGCACCAAGGAGACGGTTTTGCAAACGGCAGGCTTGCTGAAGTGGTTGCGTTGTGGCGCTCAGCCCACAGAGACCGTGGACAGTCTCCTCAAAAAGGCCGGCATCTACGAGATGTTGAAAGCAGGGGAAGGCGGAGTGGTTGCCTCGATTCGCATCCCGGCCATGGCCAAGCCTGAAGCTGGGATCCCTGAGGCGGCAGAAGAGGCCCCTGCAACAGAATCCGTGGCCGAGGCTGAGGTCGCCGATGTTCCCGAGTCTGAATTGAGCGAAGCTGCCACTGAGACAGCAGCGGCAGAATTAAGTCCTCCAGAAGCTGAAGTTGAAAAGCCTCAGGTTGAGGAAGCGGTTGAGGCCTAG
- a CDS encoding TerB family tellurite resistance protein yields MINYADLTDEQRQLYLKALIAVARVDGQLDEEETSFFMQIAEGVGIEAPLAQTYLADETGAPLDISGIPPMRNAAGALILRDLAAMAVVNSQLVEKEEELIFQIGKAMQFSAEEINEFIDWAFMGLQWQLKSASLLERYAQPSPQPSE; encoded by the coding sequence ATGATCAACTACGCCGATTTGACAGACGAGCAGCGCCAGCTCTACCTCAAAGCCCTGATCGCGGTGGCCCGAGTGGATGGCCAGTTGGACGAAGAAGAAACCTCTTTTTTTATGCAAATTGCAGAAGGGGTAGGCATCGAAGCGCCACTGGCCCAGACCTATCTGGCGGATGAAACAGGTGCGCCTTTGGATATCAGCGGGATCCCGCCCATGCGCAACGCGGCGGGGGCCTTGATCCTGCGGGATCTGGCGGCGATGGCGGTGGTGAACAGCCAGTTGGTGGAAAAGGAAGAGGAGCTTATTTTCCAGATCGGCAAAGCCATGCAGTTCAGCGCTGAGGAGATCAACGAGTTTATCGACTGGGCCTTCATGGGACTGCAGTGGCAACTGAAAAGCGCATCCCTGCTGGAGCGCTATGCCCAGCCCTCCCCCCAACCTTCTGAATGA
- a CDS encoding pentapeptide repeat-containing protein: MTTASIKPLLDAKQLLQAYASGQRDFSGSNLSGAQLSGANLKGIILRDADLSGADLREADLSGADLSGADLRGAKLRRVNLIGAKLVKADLRGANLYRAKLLRADLSEAELNRADLRIGADLRGAIITNTHFRGALYDEYTKFPDGFNPTEMGM; this comes from the coding sequence ATGACAACAGCAAGTATCAAGCCTCTCTTGGATGCCAAGCAACTGTTGCAGGCTTATGCGTCTGGCCAACGGGATTTTTCGGGCTCCAACCTGAGTGGAGCGCAGTTGAGTGGCGCGAATTTGAAGGGCATTATCCTACGGGATGCCGACTTGAGTGGGGCAGATTTGCGCGAGGCGGATTTGTCGGGAGCAGATCTCTCGGGAGCCGACCTGCGCGGAGCCAAGCTGCGACGGGTGAACCTGATTGGGGCTAAGTTGGTGAAGGCAGATTTGCGGGGGGCCAACCTCTACCGGGCCAAATTGCTCAGGGCCGACCTCAGCGAAGCCGAGCTGAACCGAGCCGATCTGCGGATTGGGGCCGATCTGCGCGGAGCCATCATCACCAACACCCATTTCCGCGGTGCCCTTTACGACGAGTACACCAAGTTCCCGGATGGCTTTAACCCCACAGAGATGGGCATGTAG
- a CDS encoding DUF3318 domain-containing protein has product MNSEYYGYENYVLDQAEIERLLDLLPASMRESVKILPASERQTVVIKGRRQMPWERQMRLFIKPYEWRQFTPLQRAGLFLHKVGYYSRAVSRQIDFYLAIAALGGLSLIFEAVQQDPVGATVSGGLSGLALWQLRRDQTNDRRLLAADAYAVDRLVLRGIPRLQAVEALGQALHVEARLEGRSGNDLLDMLRYQNLKRLAQRPAEDIVLS; this is encoded by the coding sequence ATGAACTCGGAATACTACGGCTACGAAAACTACGTTCTGGATCAGGCGGAGATTGAGCGCCTGTTGGATCTGCTGCCAGCCAGTATGCGGGAGAGTGTGAAGATCTTGCCCGCCTCGGAACGGCAAACGGTGGTGATCAAAGGCCGTCGGCAAATGCCCTGGGAACGGCAGATGCGGCTGTTCATCAAGCCCTACGAGTGGCGGCAATTTACCCCCCTGCAGCGGGCGGGGCTGTTCCTGCACAAGGTGGGCTACTACAGTCGGGCGGTGTCGCGGCAGATCGACTTTTACCTGGCCATAGCAGCTCTGGGGGGGTTGAGCTTGATCTTCGAGGCCGTACAACAGGATCCCGTGGGAGCAACCGTTTCGGGTGGTTTGAGTGGCTTGGCCCTCTGGCAGTTGCGCCGCGACCAAACCAATGACCGTCGTCTGTTGGCTGCTGACGCCTATGCGGTGGATCGCCTGGTGTTGCGCGGGATCCCGCGGCTGCAGGCGGTGGAGGCCCTAGGGCAGGCGCTGCATGTGGAGGCCCGTCTGGAGGGGCGCTCGGGCAATGATCTGCTGGACATGTTGCGCTACCAAAACCTCAAGCGGCTGGCCCAGCGTCCGGCGGAAGACATTGTGTTGAGCTAA
- a CDS encoding KH domain-containing protein — MPDYKALAHLLIEPLLSSASLQMDVETTCGGRKVWLRLAFDPKDRGRVFGRGGRTLQAIRQVMMAAAQLAGQSLYIDIYGEAGERNREERE; from the coding sequence ATGCCAGACTACAAGGCTCTCGCCCATCTTTTGATCGAACCGCTGCTCAGCAGCGCCTCTCTTCAAATGGATGTGGAAACCACCTGTGGCGGGCGAAAGGTATGGCTGCGGCTGGCCTTTGACCCGAAGGATCGGGGGCGGGTATTCGGGCGGGGCGGGCGCACCCTGCAAGCGATTCGACAGGTGATGATGGCCGCAGCTCAGTTGGCAGGTCAATCTCTGTACATCGATATCTACGGAGAGGCGGGAGAGCGGAATCGGGAGGAGCGGGAATGA
- a CDS encoding metal-sensing transcriptional repressor: MSDPVPPLRSHSVPPLPSEPDWEEEWELALEKPPLSGRAQPHHHDPQSRRKLTNRLARIEGHVRGIRSMIEQDQPCPDVLLQIAAVKGALDRVARLILDDHIRHCIRHAIETGNIEVELEELQRALDRFIS, from the coding sequence ATGTCGGATCCCGTCCCCCCACTTCGATCTCATTCCGTTCCGCCGCTCCCTTCAGAACCCGATTGGGAGGAGGAGTGGGAGCTGGCGCTGGAAAAGCCGCCGCTGTCTGGGCGGGCCCAGCCTCACCATCATGATCCCCAGTCTCGGCGCAAGTTGACCAACCGCTTGGCTCGCATCGAAGGGCATGTGCGTGGGATCCGCTCCATGATCGAGCAGGATCAGCCCTGTCCAGATGTGCTGCTGCAAATTGCCGCCGTCAAGGGAGCGCTGGATCGGGTGGCGCGGCTGATTTTGGACGATCACATTCGCCACTGCATCCGCCATGCCATCGAGACCGGCAATATCGAGGTGGAGCTGGAAGAGTTGCAGCGGGCTCTGGATCGCTTTATCAGCTAA
- the lepB gene encoding signal peptidase I, with translation MPSKDPTPLPKPQSPSGETPASSGSRSWWQAQRENLLTVVLALLLAFGIRTFVAEARWIPSDSMLPTLEEGDRLVVEKVSYRFGSPRRGDIIVFNPPAKLNFDGAYIKRVIGLPGDRIRIANGEVIINGIPLREDYIYAPPDYSCPGERCPGVPNQGSEFVVPPRSYFVMGDNRNDSQDSHVWGFLPEENIIGNTIFRFWPPNRLHFFAPPEYPELLPEAQVLGNTAR, from the coding sequence ATGCCGTCAAAAGATCCAACTCCTCTGCCCAAGCCCCAGTCGCCATCAGGGGAAACCCCTGCCAGCTCGGGATCCCGCAGCTGGTGGCAGGCGCAACGGGAAAACCTTCTGACGGTGGTGCTGGCTCTGTTGCTGGCCTTCGGCATTCGCACCTTTGTGGCAGAGGCGCGTTGGATCCCCTCCGATTCGATGCTGCCCACTCTGGAAGAAGGGGATCGGCTGGTGGTGGAAAAGGTCAGCTACCGCTTTGGTTCGCCCAGACGAGGCGATATTATTGTTTTCAACCCTCCCGCCAAACTGAACTTCGACGGGGCCTACATCAAGCGGGTGATCGGCCTGCCGGGAGATCGCATTCGCATCGCCAACGGTGAGGTCATCATCAACGGGATCCCGCTGCGGGAAGACTACATCTATGCCCCCCCCGACTATTCTTGCCCTGGCGAGCGCTGTCCTGGAGTTCCCAATCAGGGATCCGAATTCGTGGTTCCTCCCCGCTCCTATTTTGTGATGGGGGATAACCGCAACGACAGCCAAGACTCCCATGTGTGGGGTTTCTTGCCGGAAGAAAACATCATCGGCAACACCATTTTTCGCTTTTGGCCCCCAAATCGCCTACACTTTTTCGCCCCGCCAGAATATCCTGAGCTTCTTCCAGAGGCCCAAGTGTTGGGCAACACAGCCCGGTAG
- a CDS encoding PspA/IM30 family protein: MGLFDRVSRIIRSNINALVSSAEDPEKILNQTIQDMSEDHYQMRQAVAQAIAAQKRIERQYEQAQQSVDEWQRRAELALRNNNEALAREALVRKKTFAETAQSLKRQLDEQTKQVEILKSNMTKLESKIAEAKTKKDMLIARARAAKASQQINQVIGRVDATSAFAAFERMEEKVNSLEAQSAAVAELAVDNLENQFAALEAGGSDVDHELLMLKASIQGQLPSGGSKSSGQPSTASESEVDLELENLRKEIDQL; this comes from the coding sequence ATGGGATTGTTCGATCGGGTCAGCCGAATCATTAGATCCAATATCAATGCGCTGGTCAGCAGCGCCGAGGATCCGGAGAAAATCCTGAACCAGACCATTCAGGACATGTCTGAGGATCACTACCAGATGCGGCAAGCGGTTGCCCAGGCCATTGCTGCCCAGAAGCGAATAGAGCGACAGTACGAGCAAGCGCAGCAGAGTGTTGACGAATGGCAAAGACGCGCCGAGTTGGCCCTGCGCAACAACAACGAAGCCTTGGCTCGGGAAGCGCTGGTGCGCAAGAAAACCTTTGCCGAGACTGCCCAAAGCCTGAAGCGGCAGTTGGATGAGCAGACTAAGCAGGTGGAGATCCTGAAGTCCAACATGACCAAGCTGGAGAGCAAGATCGCTGAGGCCAAGACCAAAAAAGACATGCTCATCGCCCGCGCCCGCGCGGCCAAAGCTTCTCAACAAATCAACCAGGTCATCGGGCGGGTGGACGCCACAAGCGCCTTTGCCGCTTTTGAGCGCATGGAGGAGAAGGTGAACTCCCTGGAAGCTCAGTCGGCGGCAGTGGCAGAGCTGGCGGTGGACAATTTGGAAAACCAGTTTGCCGCTTTGGAGGCGGGTGGCTCGGATGTAGATCACGAGCTGCTGATGCTCAAGGCGTCGATCCAGGGTCAGTTGCCCTCTGGAGGGTCAAAGTCCTCAGGCCAACCTTCCACCGCAAGTGAGAGCGAGGTCGATCTGGAGTTGGAAAATTTGCGCAAGGAGATTGACCAGCTCTAA
- the hisF gene encoding imidazole glycerol phosphate synthase subunit HisF, which translates to MLAKRIIPCLDVAAGRVVKGIQFVQLRDAGDPVELAQAYDQAGADELVFLDITATHEEREILLEVVRRTAEQVFIPLTVGGGIRDLEGIRQLLRAGADKVSLNSAAVRDPDLVAQASRWFGSQCIVVAIDARAKPQGGGWEVYVRGGRQPTGLDAVEWAKSVAERGAGEILLTSMDADGTQAGYDLELTRRVVDAVSVPVIASGGAGACAHIRQALQEAGAEAALLASLLHYGQLTIAQIKADLAAHGIPVRF; encoded by the coding sequence ATGTTGGCCAAACGGATCATTCCCTGTCTGGATGTGGCGGCAGGGCGGGTGGTGAAAGGGATCCAGTTTGTGCAATTGCGGGATGCCGGGGATCCGGTAGAGCTGGCCCAGGCTTACGATCAGGCAGGAGCCGATGAGCTGGTCTTTTTGGACATCACCGCCACCCACGAAGAGCGGGAGATCTTGCTGGAGGTGGTGCGGCGCACCGCAGAGCAGGTGTTCATTCCCCTCACGGTGGGAGGGGGGATCCGCGATCTGGAGGGGATCCGACAACTGCTGCGGGCCGGGGCGGACAAGGTCAGCCTCAACTCGGCAGCGGTTCGGGATCCTGATCTCGTGGCTCAGGCCAGCCGCTGGTTTGGATCCCAGTGCATTGTGGTGGCCATTGATGCTCGCGCCAAGCCGCAGGGAGGGGGATGGGAAGTGTACGTGCGCGGGGGGCGGCAGCCGACGGGCCTGGACGCGGTGGAGTGGGCCAAAAGCGTGGCCGAGCGGGGGGCAGGGGAGATTTTGCTCACCAGCATGGACGCCGACGGTACCCAGGCCGGCTATGACCTGGAGCTAACCCGGCGGGTGGTGGATGCGGTGTCGGTGCCGGTGATCGCCTCTGGGGGTGCAGGAGCGTGTGCCCACATCCGCCAGGCTCTGCAGGAAGCGGGAGCAGAAGCAGCGCTGTTGGCTTCTCTGTTGCACTACGGCCAGTTAACGATTGCCCAAATCAAAGCCGACTTGGCCGCCCACGGCATTCCGGTGCGTTTCTAG
- the sds gene encoding solanesyl diphosphate synthase — protein MTSVLSPFGPVEADLERLRQNLTRLVSAKHPILAMAAEHLFSAGGKGIRPAIVLLIARATTPDGEITPRHWRLAEITEMIHTASLVHDDVIDAADVRRGIDTVNTLFDNRIAVLAGDYLFGQAAWYLANLDNLEVVKLLSKVIMDLPEGEVRQSLTRFDPDVSMEDYLAKSFYKTASLMSGSSKAAGLLSGVSEEVADRLFDFGRDLGIAFQIVDDLLDFTASAETLGKPVGSDLIQGNLTAPVLFALEEFPQMRELILRELSNPQDLKQALEWVYQSEGIPRSRQLARDYAQRAAEALYSLPDSAARRALFQMVDYVLERLH, from the coding sequence ATGACCTCTGTGCTCTCCCCCTTTGGCCCTGTAGAAGCGGATCTGGAGCGTTTACGCCAGAACCTAACGCGGTTGGTCAGTGCCAAGCACCCCATCCTGGCCATGGCTGCCGAACATCTGTTTTCGGCGGGGGGGAAAGGGATCCGGCCAGCCATCGTGCTCCTCATTGCCCGTGCCACCACCCCAGATGGAGAGATTACCCCACGGCATTGGCGCTTGGCAGAGATTACTGAGATGATCCACACGGCCAGCTTGGTTCACGACGATGTCATCGACGCTGCCGATGTGCGACGGGGCATCGATACGGTGAATACCCTCTTCGACAATCGGATAGCCGTGCTGGCGGGGGATTACCTCTTCGGCCAAGCTGCTTGGTACTTGGCCAATCTGGACAACCTGGAGGTAGTGAAGCTCCTTTCCAAAGTAATCATGGATTTGCCGGAGGGAGAGGTGCGCCAGAGCCTCACCCGCTTCGACCCGGATGTGTCGATGGAAGACTACCTGGCCAAGAGCTTCTACAAAACGGCCTCCCTCATGTCCGGCAGTTCCAAGGCTGCTGGCCTGCTGAGCGGGGTTAGCGAGGAAGTGGCGGATCGCCTGTTCGATTTTGGGCGGGATCTGGGCATTGCTTTTCAGATTGTCGACGATCTGCTGGATTTCACCGCTTCGGCAGAGACGCTTGGCAAGCCTGTGGGATCCGACCTCATCCAGGGCAACCTCACTGCACCCGTTCTGTTTGCCCTAGAGGAATTTCCCCAGATGCGAGAGCTCATTCTCAGGGAGCTGTCCAACCCGCAAGACCTGAAGCAGGCCCTGGAGTGGGTGTATCAAAGCGAAGGGATCCCACGCTCTCGTCAGTTGGCCCGCGACTACGCCCAGCGGGCTGCCGAAGCGCTGTATAGCCTGCCGGACTCTGCGGCGCGTCGTGCTTTGTTTCAGATGGTGGACTATGTGCTGGAGCGGCTGCACTGA
- the cysQ gene encoding 3'(2'),5'-bisphosphate nucleotidase CysQ has translation MQAQDLAALLPEVCRLAEAAGQAILPFYRQKSLPIQLKADASPLTEADLAAHHLILQGLQELTPGIPLLSEESSDIPYAQRQVWRHFWLVDPLDGTREFIEGSGQFTVNIALVEVGIPILGVVHAPALGLTYAAAQKLGACKRERTPSCVHEQPIRTCPYAQEPLQVVASRSHSNPETEQFLERLRQRCGSLEVKSVGSALKLCLVAEGSAHLYPRFGPTMEWDTAAAQCIVEQAGGRVTDLVGDPLRYNKPDLHNPPFVAAAEGMAQLWQNLIP, from the coding sequence GTGCAGGCTCAAGATCTGGCCGCTCTCCTGCCTGAGGTGTGCCGCCTGGCAGAAGCAGCAGGGCAGGCCATCTTGCCCTTCTATCGGCAAAAATCGCTGCCGATCCAACTCAAAGCAGATGCCTCCCCCCTAACTGAGGCGGATCTGGCTGCCCACCACCTGATCCTGCAGGGCCTGCAAGAGTTGACCCCAGGGATCCCCCTCCTCTCGGAAGAATCCAGCGATATCCCCTACGCCCAGCGGCAGGTGTGGCGGCACTTCTGGCTGGTGGATCCCTTGGATGGCACGCGCGAGTTTATCGAAGGCAGCGGCCAGTTCACCGTCAACATTGCCCTTGTCGAGGTGGGGATCCCCATCCTGGGGGTCGTCCATGCCCCAGCTCTGGGCCTCACCTACGCGGCTGCGCAAAAGCTGGGGGCCTGCAAGAGGGAAAGGACTCCGTCCTGCGTTCACGAACAGCCCATCCGCACCTGCCCTTACGCCCAAGAACCCCTACAAGTGGTGGCCAGCCGTTCCCACAGCAACCCGGAGACGGAGCAGTTCCTCGAGCGGCTGCGGCAGCGCTGTGGCTCTCTGGAAGTGAAGTCTGTGGGCAGTGCCCTAAAGCTTTGCCTTGTGGCCGAAGGATCTGCCCATCTCTACCCTCGCTTCGGCCCCACCATGGAGTGGGATACTGCCGCTGCCCAGTGCATTGTGGAGCAGGCGGGGGGAAGGGTTACCGATCTGGTAGGGGATCCCTTGCGCTACAACAAGCCCGACCTGCACAACCCGCCCTTTGTAGCGGCTGCCGAAGGCATGGCCCAACTGTGGCAGAACCTGATCCCCTGA
- a CDS encoding Get3/ArsA fold putative tail anchor-mediating ATPase NosAFP, whose amino-acid sequence MSQILTFLGKGGTGRSTLAVAAARAAAQQGRRVLLVGHQAGPGLEMLLGGIPLSGEPVTIAANLSVVQLRTTQLLEQFWTAAKELEARYVRTPFFREIYGQELGVLPGMDQALALEALRRYDASGQYDCILYDGPGDLTTLRAFGIPEVASWYWRRASQAFLGSDLAKTLRPFAEPLLRSVSTVEFSSLEDLPERLGGMTNLLEQGRQAIANPRRVLAHLVTTPDPMAVQTARYLWGSAQMVGLTVGGLWVTPLAPGEVSAADFFPLTLRTLPLRQGSDWSALEAAVGGMFAVPDVPPPVAIDEGSRTVKLFIPGFSKAQIELSQSGPELTITAGDQRRNLFLPPSLAGRQVTGAKFQEPFLVISFG is encoded by the coding sequence ATGAGCCAAATTCTCACCTTTCTGGGCAAGGGGGGCACAGGTCGGAGCACCTTGGCCGTGGCGGCAGCTCGGGCCGCAGCCCAGCAGGGGCGGCGGGTGCTGTTGGTGGGCCATCAGGCGGGGCCGGGGCTGGAAATGCTTTTGGGCGGGATCCCGCTTTCCGGCGAGCCGGTGACCATTGCTGCCAACTTGAGCGTGGTGCAGTTGCGGACAACCCAGCTGCTGGAGCAGTTCTGGACGGCGGCCAAAGAGCTGGAAGCCCGATACGTGCGCACCCCCTTTTTCCGGGAGATCTACGGCCAGGAACTGGGGGTGTTGCCGGGCATGGATCAGGCCCTGGCCCTGGAAGCTCTGCGCCGTTACGATGCCAGCGGCCAATACGACTGCATTCTCTACGATGGGCCAGGGGATCTGACCACCTTGCGGGCCTTTGGGATCCCGGAGGTGGCCAGTTGGTACTGGCGGCGAGCCTCCCAAGCTTTTTTGGGATCCGACTTGGCCAAAACCCTGCGACCCTTTGCCGAGCCCTTGTTGCGTTCGGTAAGCACCGTGGAATTTTCCTCCCTGGAGGATCTGCCAGAGCGGTTGGGGGGCATGACCAACCTTTTGGAGCAGGGACGACAGGCTATTGCCAATCCGCGCCGCGTGTTGGCCCACCTGGTGACCACCCCTGACCCGATGGCCGTGCAAACCGCCCGTTACCTTTGGGGGAGCGCTCAGATGGTGGGGCTGACGGTGGGTGGCCTCTGGGTTACCCCTCTGGCTCCGGGAGAGGTCTCGGCCGCCGATTTTTTCCCGCTGACACTACGAACACTCCCCCTGCGTCAGGGATCCGATTGGTCGGCTTTGGAAGCAGCGGTGGGGGGGATGTTCGCTGTGCCGGATGTGCCGCCGCCCGTGGCCATCGACGAGGGATCCCGTACAGTCAAGCTGTTTATTCCCGGCTTCAGCAAGGCCCAAATCGAGCTGAGCCAGTCAGGCCCGGAGCTGACCATTACCGCCGGGGATCAGCGGCGCAATTTGTTCTTGCCCCCCAGCTTGGCAGGTCGGCAGGTGACCGGGGCCAAGTTTCAAGAACCCTTCCTGGTCATCAGCTTCGGCTAA
- a CDS encoding general secretion pathway protein — MTDPDASLAVGQHSIVDRARVPALIAQYLPVEICIYYQVVPLALDTDSLILGMVDPQDLAALDYVSKMLTYSQISVQPIPLTAQQQQDLIAYYFSHPPDPAEVERLRLQAQANRVTREVPAPVSGPPTQLRPTQPPSVPADESEETVQQLLNSMLRRALDEKAEQIFVEPQEGPSCRVRYRQQGILRDLFKDLSESIRAKLITAMKRMMALDPELIGEPQQAEVERMYRGEPLVLQLRIIPQRSKSGQTAASREGAILSILRGEALQKYQQGQNNLRVSETLALAQQTYQLLQQLQSALSNTVDKLKQYPSPPRSDWPLMTEVLAAIQAQAQMIAIHQQDWEKLNSGS, encoded by the coding sequence ATGACTGATCCAGATGCCTCTCTGGCGGTGGGACAACACTCCATTGTTGACCGGGCGCGAGTGCCGGCTCTAATTGCCCAGTACTTGCCGGTGGAGATCTGCATTTACTACCAAGTCGTCCCCTTGGCCCTGGATACCGACAGCCTCATCTTGGGCATGGTGGATCCCCAGGATTTGGCGGCGCTGGACTATGTGAGCAAAATGCTGACCTATTCCCAGATTTCCGTCCAGCCAATCCCTCTCACCGCTCAGCAGCAGCAGGATTTAATTGCCTACTACTTCAGCCATCCCCCCGACCCGGCAGAGGTGGAGCGGCTGCGCCTCCAGGCCCAAGCCAACCGGGTGACTCGGGAGGTTCCTGCTCCCGTGTCGGGGCCACCCACGCAGTTGAGGCCAACCCAGCCTCCGTCCGTCCCCGCCGACGAATCAGAAGAGACAGTGCAGCAGTTGCTCAACTCGATGCTGCGGCGGGCTTTGGATGAGAAAGCCGAGCAAATTTTCGTGGAGCCTCAAGAGGGGCCTTCTTGTCGAGTGCGCTACCGCCAGCAGGGGATTTTGCGGGATCTGTTCAAAGATCTCTCCGAGTCCATACGAGCGAAGTTGATCACCGCCATGAAGCGGATGATGGCGCTGGATCCGGAGTTGATCGGGGAGCCGCAGCAGGCAGAGGTGGAGCGGATGTACCGGGGGGAGCCACTGGTGTTGCAGTTGCGCATCATACCGCAGCGCTCCAAAAGTGGCCAGACTGCCGCCTCTAGAGAAGGGGCCATCTTGAGCATCCTGCGAGGGGAAGCTCTCCAGAAATATCAACAAGGCCAGAATAACCTCCGCGTCTCTGAGACCCTAGCTTTGGCCCAACAGACCTATCAACTGCTGCAACAATTGCAAAGTGCTCTCAGCAACACAGTTGACAAGCTTAAGCAGTACCCCAGTCCGCCGCGGAGCGACTGGCCCCTGATGACGGAGGTGTTGGCAGCTATTCAAGCCCAAGCCCAGATGATCGCCATCCACCAGCAGGACTGGGAAAAACTCAATTCCGGCAGTTGA